Proteins encoded within one genomic window of Candidatus Hepatobacter penaei:
- the mutL gene encoding DNA mismatch repair endonuclease MutL: MSLNPTPPTIKKLPDTLINQIAAGEVIDNPVSVVKELIENSLDAGATRIDVRLTNMGYAEICVTDNGQGISPEDVPLAVVKHATSKLSSHNLWDIHTFGFRGEALAALASVSHLTIHTRIASQDTGVAIDADTSSVKPVKREVGTTITARDLFYNTPARLKFTKSERALRLGLKLMLTRYALCHPHLTLNATVEGRSFFQQQGGPADMPFHDALAARVPPLFPDLSAEQLCRLDECAQDYHLTGLIAPPTSHSATRQHQYLFVQRRPVQDKVMGMALKLAFQDFVPAGRFPWAVLFLDLPPAKIDVNVHPAKEEVRFAEPKFLTSWLINALSQPLHQALGQQSTAPTALLMQKEKAATTQPPLKTRTPQEAHTPSVPLAATSPASQDLTLQNSSFQKTHLSSAPPVPSFMKVAEEPHAFDESLPSSGKQPLPSSSSSLPSPSPSPLPSLSSSLASVPASSSAVKATSTVQSDLPLERRPLGRALGQIHASYIVAENEAGLVLVDQHAAHERITYERIKKELTHNQPVALLIPELLTLTAPAVKALTHVQGPLKAWGLHVEPQDAEHVMVYSVPTLLQHKKRSLWVDDLAQALMHDMQQESAWEKQDEHETQGEQEVHDEHKAHGPQNAQDRHPPSDGLPSSSATQAQGFHPKTALDHHLWRAFCVVLGNHACKNSIKANHRLSLDEMNHLLRTMEATPHSGQCNHGRPTSIVLTKQEIARLFGRH; the protein is encoded by the coding sequence ATGTCTCTTAACCCCACGCCGCCCACAATCAAAAAACTTCCCGACACATTGATTAACCAAATCGCTGCCGGTGAGGTTATTGATAATCCCGTCTCTGTGGTGAAAGAGTTGATTGAAAACAGCCTCGACGCCGGAGCGACGCGCATTGATGTCCGCCTCACCAACATGGGATATGCCGAGATATGTGTGACCGACAACGGCCAAGGCATATCACCTGAAGATGTGCCTCTTGCGGTGGTGAAACACGCCACTTCCAAACTAAGTTCACACAATCTGTGGGATATTCACACCTTTGGCTTCAGGGGCGAAGCGCTGGCTGCCCTGGCTTCTGTTTCACACCTGACGATCCATACGCGCATCGCCTCCCAAGACACAGGGGTTGCCATTGATGCCGATACATCATCCGTCAAGCCCGTCAAACGCGAGGTGGGCACCACCATCACCGCTCGCGATTTGTTTTATAATACGCCCGCGCGCCTTAAGTTTACCAAATCAGAGCGGGCCTTGCGCCTTGGCCTCAAGCTTATGCTGACACGCTATGCCTTATGTCATCCCCATCTCACGCTCAACGCCACCGTTGAAGGGCGCTCTTTTTTTCAGCAGCAAGGTGGCCCCGCTGACATGCCTTTCCATGACGCGTTGGCCGCACGCGTGCCGCCCCTTTTTCCTGACCTCTCGGCTGAACAGCTGTGCCGCCTTGATGAATGCGCTCAAGATTATCACCTAACGGGATTGATCGCACCCCCCACCTCCCACAGCGCCACAAGGCAACACCAATATCTTTTTGTGCAAAGACGCCCGGTCCAAGATAAGGTGATGGGCATGGCGCTCAAGCTTGCCTTTCAAGATTTTGTGCCCGCAGGTCGTTTTCCGTGGGCGGTTTTATTTCTTGACCTCCCCCCGGCAAAGATTGACGTCAATGTGCATCCGGCCAAGGAAGAAGTGCGCTTTGCAGAACCTAAATTTTTGACATCATGGCTTATCAACGCCCTCTCCCAGCCCCTTCACCAAGCGCTGGGCCAACAGTCCACAGCCCCCACCGCCTTGCTGATGCAGAAAGAAAAGGCAGCCACGACGCAGCCACCCCTCAAGACACGTACCCCTCAAGAAGCTCACACGCCCTCTGTGCCTCTGGCGGCCACGTCGCCTGCTTCTCAGGATCTTACCTTGCAGAATTCTTCCTTTCAAAAAACCCATCTATCCTCTGCGCCTCCGGTGCCCTCTTTTATGAAGGTGGCCGAAGAGCCACACGCTTTTGATGAGTCTCTACCCTCTTCAGGGAAACAACCCCTTCCCTCTTCATCGTCCTCACTACCATCCCCCTCACCGTCACCCTTGCCTTCTCTCTCTTCCTCTCTTGCCTCAGTCCCCGCGTCGTCATCTGCTGTGAAAGCCACTTCAACTGTACAGTCTGATCTCCCCCTAGAGCGCCGACCTCTCGGGCGCGCCCTGGGCCAAATTCATGCCAGCTATATTGTGGCTGAAAACGAAGCTGGATTGGTGCTTGTTGACCAGCACGCAGCGCATGAACGCATCACCTATGAACGTATTAAGAAAGAGCTGACGCACAACCAACCGGTGGCCTTGCTTATTCCTGAGCTTCTCACCCTCACAGCGCCAGCCGTCAAAGCCCTGACCCACGTTCAGGGCCCCCTCAAAGCCTGGGGACTTCACGTTGAGCCCCAAGATGCTGAGCATGTGATGGTCTATAGCGTGCCCACCCTTTTACAGCACAAAAAACGAAGCCTGTGGGTGGATGACCTTGCCCAAGCGCTGATGCACGATATGCAACAAGAATCTGCCTGGGAGAAACAGGATGAACACGAAACTCAAGGGGAGCAGGAAGTTCATGATGAACACAAAGCCCATGGCCCACAAAACGCACAGGACAGGCATCCGCCTTCAGACGGTCTGCCTTCTTCTTCTGCCACGCAGGCACAAGGCTTCCATCCAAAAACAGCCCTTGACCACCATCTTTGGCGTGCTTTTTGTGTGGTGTTAGGAAATCACGCCTGTAAAAACAGCATTAAGGCGAACCACAGACTTTCTCTGGATGAAATGAATCATCTTTTACGCACCATGGAAGCCACGCCCCATTCTGGGCAATGCAATCATGGAAGACCCACGTCTATCGTCTTAACCAAACAAGAGATCGCCCGCCTTTTCGGCCGACACTAA
- the lpdA gene encoding dihydrolipoyl dehydrogenase, translating into MISRVMIKDVIVIGGGPGGYVAAIRAAQLGLSVLVVEKEHLGGVCLNWGCIPTKSLLTSAEVYHQAQHLADFGVSAGDVTFDFEAMVARSRRVSEQLSKGVSFLLKKHEVEVMSGTASLVGKKQDLFEVTVAGKKILKAKHVIVASGGRPVVPPSIDVDGQHVWTSKEAMVQKQCPPSLVVVGSGAIGLEFASFYAHLGAQVTVVEAQSHLLPSADAFISESLLKAFKKRKIACQLGRRFTSVKTEADGCVVTLDNKKTLKASAVLLALGVRANTENLGLEDLGVTFEHGRVAVGPDCQTCVPGLYAIGDVTAGPWLAHKASHEGILCAEAIAGQRPHKMNVRAIPACVYSAPQIASVGLTEAEAKAAGHQVKVGLFPFQANGKALAMGAGDGGIKTLVDEKTGEIVGAHMIGPGVTELISNIALAMTGELTEAEVLHTVFPHPTLSETLHESLLAAMDRGIHY; encoded by the coding sequence GTGATTTCGCGCGTTATGATAAAAGATGTCATTGTCATAGGAGGCGGGCCTGGTGGTTATGTGGCCGCCATTCGTGCGGCTCAGTTGGGGCTGTCAGTGCTGGTGGTGGAAAAGGAGCATTTGGGCGGCGTGTGCCTTAATTGGGGATGTATTCCTACCAAATCTTTACTCACCTCTGCCGAGGTCTATCATCAGGCACAGCATCTGGCTGATTTTGGGGTCTCTGCTGGGGATGTGACGTTTGATTTTGAGGCGATGGTGGCCCGCTCACGCCGCGTGTCTGAGCAGTTGTCCAAGGGGGTGAGTTTTTTGCTCAAAAAGCATGAGGTGGAGGTGATGTCTGGCACCGCCAGCCTTGTAGGGAAAAAACAGGACCTGTTTGAGGTAACAGTGGCAGGCAAAAAGATCCTCAAGGCCAAACATGTGATTGTGGCGTCGGGCGGGCGTCCTGTGGTGCCCCCGTCTATAGACGTGGATGGACAGCATGTGTGGACCTCGAAAGAAGCCATGGTGCAAAAACAGTGTCCCCCATCGTTGGTTGTGGTGGGTTCTGGCGCCATTGGTCTTGAATTTGCCAGTTTTTATGCACATCTCGGCGCTCAGGTGACGGTAGTGGAGGCGCAATCGCACCTCTTGCCTTCTGCCGATGCGTTTATTTCTGAATCGTTGCTCAAAGCCTTTAAAAAGCGCAAGATTGCGTGCCAATTGGGGCGGCGTTTCACCTCTGTGAAGACAGAAGCAGACGGGTGTGTGGTGACATTAGACAATAAAAAGACCCTCAAGGCTTCAGCCGTATTGCTGGCGCTGGGTGTGCGCGCCAATACCGAAAACCTAGGTCTTGAAGATCTGGGGGTGACGTTTGAGCATGGCCGCGTGGCGGTGGGCCCCGATTGTCAAACTTGTGTGCCGGGCCTTTATGCTATTGGGGATGTCACGGCGGGGCCGTGGTTGGCCCATAAGGCCAGCCATGAAGGCATCTTGTGCGCAGAAGCTATTGCTGGCCAACGACCCCATAAGATGAACGTGCGGGCGATCCCGGCGTGTGTATACAGTGCGCCTCAAATTGCCAGCGTGGGCCTTACCGAAGCCGAGGCCAAGGCGGCCGGCCATCAGGTGAAGGTGGGCCTGTTCCCTTTTCAAGCGAACGGCAAAGCCTTGGCCATGGGGGCAGGGGATGGTGGCATCAAAACCCTTGTGGATGAAAAAACGGGTGAGATTGTGGGCGCCCACATGATTGGGCCCGGGGTGACCGAGCTGATTTCAAACATCGCCCTGGCCATGACAGGGGAGCTCACCGAGGCCGAGGTCTTGCACACGGTGTTCCCGCACCCCACCTTGTCAGAAACGCTTCATGAATCGCTCTTGGCGGCCATGGATCGCGGCATTCATTATTAA
- a CDS encoding alanine--tRNA ligase-related protein has protein sequence MTTQPDKQQPAQPMGPAMATQLMYREAPTCLEASALVMACDTDVRGPFVVVDQTVFYPQGGGQPADQGEIQGADMSASVVDVRLVGGRVHHYLAPRSPGDGLSPGQAVRLKVHAARRHLHARYHTAGHFVAALGERLWGLQAIKAHQFPGGSLCGVGRRV, from the coding sequence ATGACGACACAGCCAGATAAACAGCAACCTGCACAGCCAATGGGCCCAGCGATGGCGACACAGTTGATGTATAGAGAGGCCCCCACCTGTTTGGAAGCCTCAGCCTTGGTGATGGCCTGTGACACCGATGTGCGGGGGCCGTTTGTGGTGGTGGATCAGACGGTGTTTTACCCGCAAGGCGGCGGCCAGCCAGCTGATCAGGGAGAAATACAAGGGGCAGACATGTCTGCTTCTGTGGTGGATGTGCGCTTGGTGGGCGGGCGTGTGCACCACTATCTCGCGCCCAGAAGTCCAGGCGATGGGCTTTCACCGGGTCAAGCGGTGCGTTTGAAGGTTCATGCCGCGCGGCGCCATCTTCATGCGCGTTATCACACGGCGGGGCATTTTGTGGCTGCCTTGGGTGAACGTTTGTGGGGCCTTCAGGCCATCAAAGCGCATCAATTTCCAGGGGGAAGCTTATGTGGCGTGGGACGGCGTGTGTGA
- the mnmA gene encoding tRNA 2-thiouridine(34) synthase MnmA produces MSGGVDSSVTAAALSFFGYQVVGLTLKLYGGTSSHRPGTCCAGKDIADAQKVAFGAGFAHYVLNYEQRFHASVIKPFTQSYAEGKTPLPCVLCNQTVKFSDLLSHAQTLGCAALVTGHYIQRIQNPKGPRLYRGLDPAKDQSYFLFATTREEVDYLRFPLGGLHKKETRLLADFLGLCVAEKKESQDICFVGGGRYDDFIRKTSPEAFVKGPITHIDGRHLGTHQGIAHYTIGQRRGLNLNENEPLFVVNIHPQTHEVRVGPKEALFCHALSLEKVNWLLDPCEQTSRTLSVKVRSSGACHEARALFDAKTHTALVSLREPEAGVAPGQACVFYDDDLLLGGGWIQSTHQHPIKKQEPFLCSAQPVYGHAS; encoded by the coding sequence ATGTCGGGGGGAGTGGATTCAAGCGTGACGGCAGCGGCCCTGTCTTTTTTTGGCTATCAGGTAGTGGGGCTGACCCTCAAGCTTTATGGCGGCACATCATCACATCGGCCCGGTACCTGTTGTGCGGGCAAAGATATTGCCGATGCGCAAAAAGTGGCCTTTGGCGCGGGGTTTGCCCACTATGTGCTCAATTATGAGCAGCGTTTTCACGCCTCTGTCATCAAACCCTTTACCCAAAGTTATGCCGAAGGAAAAACGCCCCTGCCGTGCGTTTTGTGTAACCAAACGGTCAAATTTTCCGACCTTCTCAGCCATGCCCAAACGCTTGGGTGCGCAGCCCTTGTCACGGGCCATTATATCCAGCGCATTCAAAACCCCAAGGGTCCCCGGCTCTATCGCGGCCTTGACCCGGCTAAAGATCAAAGCTATTTCCTGTTTGCCACCACGCGCGAAGAGGTGGATTACCTGCGCTTTCCCTTAGGGGGGCTGCATAAAAAAGAAACGCGTCTTTTGGCCGATTTTTTGGGTTTGTGCGTAGCAGAAAAAAAGGAAAGCCAGGATATCTGCTTTGTGGGCGGCGGACGTTATGATGACTTTATCCGCAAAACCTCGCCAGAGGCCTTTGTGAAGGGGCCCATCACCCATATCGATGGGCGCCATTTGGGCACACATCAAGGCATCGCCCACTACACCATTGGCCAGAGGCGTGGATTGAACCTGAATGAAAATGAACCCCTGTTTGTGGTGAATATTCACCCCCAAACCCATGAAGTCCGCGTGGGACCTAAAGAAGCCCTCTTTTGCCACGCCTTGTCCCTTGAAAAGGTCAATTGGCTTTTAGATCCGTGCGAGCAAACAAGCCGCACCCTTTCGGTGAAGGTGCGCTCATCAGGCGCGTGTCATGAGGCGCGCGCGCTGTTTGATGCCAAAACCCACACAGCCTTAGTGTCGTTAAGAGAGCCCGAGGCGGGCGTGGCCCCGGGCCAGGCGTGCGTCTTTTATGACGATGATCTGCTTCTTGGCGGCGGCTGGATCCAGTCAACACATCAACACCCCATCAAAAAACAGGAGCCCTTTTTATGTTCCGCACAACCTGTCTATGGGCATGCGTCCTAG
- a CDS encoding phosphatidate cytidylyltransferase, which yields MTNATGAYGTDLKHRVLSVAVMLALCVPIIYYGGVFLLGLIAVLWVGLCWEVIKQPMSKGRAVHTVALLILVQTLAFCVYLTLFAAPSYLFFLFFLSTLWITDSAAYIGGKWIGGPRLAPYISPNKTWSGFVSGLVTGQMWGVGFLMLAAHLQGINLLIGLVLPIVASLSDLGQSWAKRTLGIKDTSNLIPGHGGLWDRLDSTLGTLLFFEGVYMLFPQAWRCFIASFAGAG from the coding sequence ATGACGAACGCCACAGGGGCTTATGGCACCGACCTCAAGCATCGGGTGCTGTCTGTGGCCGTGATGCTGGCGCTGTGTGTCCCCATCATCTATTATGGCGGCGTGTTTTTGTTGGGCCTGATTGCGGTGCTGTGGGTGGGTCTTTGTTGGGAGGTGATCAAGCAACCCATGTCAAAAGGACGCGCTGTCCACACAGTTGCGCTGTTGATTCTGGTCCAGACCCTGGCGTTTTGCGTGTATCTCACCCTGTTCGCCGCGCCCTCTTATTTGTTCTTTCTTTTTTTTCTGTCCACATTGTGGATCACAGACAGCGCAGCCTATATAGGGGGAAAATGGATCGGTGGCCCCCGCCTGGCGCCTTATATCAGCCCCAACAAAACATGGAGCGGCTTTGTCTCAGGCCTTGTGACGGGCCAGATGTGGGGCGTGGGGTTTTTGATGCTTGCCGCCCACCTCCAAGGGATCAATCTTTTGATCGGGCTTGTGCTTCCCATTGTGGCCTCGTTGAGCGACCTGGGTCAGTCATGGGCCAAACGCACGTTGGGCATCAAAGACACCAGCAACCTCATCCCCGGCCATGGCGGCCTGTGGGATCGTTTGGATAGCACGCTGGGCACCCTGCTCTTTTTTGAGGGGGTGTATATGCTCTTTCCTCAAGCCTGGCGTTGCTTTATCGCAAGCTTT
- a CDS encoding isoprenyl transferase: MTLPPQHIAFIIDGNGRWALNKRLSRVVGHKHGAVTVKKIIEACRKRHIPYITVYAFSSENWKRPVNEVNHLMNLFEHYLEKEQEDMLKQDIRLKVIGDRERLPPRLIQRIEHVEQASQNSQSMTVHVAFNYGGRAEIVRATQNIAAQVKRGDLALDDITEEKLTQHLYTHGAPDPDLLIRTSGEQRLSNYLLWQLAYTEFFFLDKHWPDFTEQDLDLAIFSFQKRHRRFGKAA, translated from the coding sequence ATGACGCTTCCTCCCCAGCATATTGCCTTTATCATCGACGGCAACGGGCGCTGGGCCCTCAACAAACGCCTTTCTCGTGTTGTAGGTCACAAGCACGGCGCCGTCACAGTTAAGAAAATCATTGAGGCCTGCCGCAAGCGCCACATTCCCTATATTACGGTTTATGCCTTTTCATCGGAGAATTGGAAACGGCCCGTGAACGAGGTGAACCACCTCATGAATCTGTTTGAGCATTACTTGGAAAAAGAGCAAGAAGATATGCTGAAGCAGGATATTCGTCTTAAGGTGATTGGCGACAGAGAGCGGCTGCCGCCTCGCCTCATTCAGCGCATTGAACATGTGGAGCAGGCCTCGCAAAACAGCCAATCCATGACCGTGCACGTGGCCTTTAACTATGGCGGGCGAGCTGAAATTGTGCGCGCTACCCAAAACATAGCCGCCCAAGTGAAACGGGGCGACCTGGCGCTTGATGATATCACCGAAGAAAAGCTGACCCAGCACCTCTATACCCACGGCGCGCCAGATCCAGACCTTTTGATTCGCACCAGTGGAGAGCAACGCTTGAGCAATTATTTGCTTTGGCAACTGGCCTATACTGAGTTCTTCTTTTTAGATAAACATTGGCCTGATTTTACAGAGCAGGATCTAGACTTGGCCATTTTCTCGTTCCAAAAACGTCATCGGCGTTTTGGTAAAGCGGCCTAA
- a CDS encoding helix-turn-helix domain-containing protein, producing MNVKQLIDTRTGWTYTLNVSAMVLEVSSEAAHRQHRLKLHHADMLAALFAHHPEPVSYAHLTSVLLKRHMVCTDDTRLHRKMSALRQTLHHVRPGLGDMITNIRGVGYGLPVSVKEPTPDQRQAGMRFKNKTLQDVVTHLTLYAEASLEMAKQCPFLKREEGWILDRQPVIHDVAASLTRLADDAHKVRRVLLQHPHDVVMLRIEASLALLGTYIGLARISEFAITHAQWAAWHRQETQRVIDQLVHLLAWAEEEAPIPERS from the coding sequence ATGAATGTTAAACAGCTGATTGATACACGCACTGGGTGGACCTACACCCTCAATGTGTCGGCCATGGTGCTGGAGGTGTCCTCTGAGGCGGCTCATCGCCAGCATCGTCTCAAACTCCACCATGCTGACATGTTAGCGGCCCTGTTTGCCCATCACCCTGAGCCTGTGTCTTATGCGCACCTCACGTCTGTGTTGCTCAAGCGTCATATGGTGTGCACGGATGATACCCGCCTTCATCGCAAAATGTCAGCGCTGCGGCAAACGCTTCACCACGTGCGCCCCGGGCTGGGTGACATGATCACCAACATACGCGGTGTGGGGTATGGGCTGCCTGTTTCGGTGAAAGAGCCGACGCCTGATCAGCGCCAGGCAGGGATGCGGTTCAAAAACAAAACCCTTCAAGACGTGGTGACCCACCTGACCCTTTATGCTGAAGCCTCGCTGGAGATGGCAAAGCAATGCCCGTTTCTCAAAAGGGAGGAGGGGTGGATCTTGGATCGCCAACCGGTTATTCATGACGTGGCGGCCTCTCTCACGCGGTTGGCAGACGATGCACACAAGGTGCGCCGGGTGCTATTACAACACCCCCATGATGTGGTGATGCTGCGCATTGAGGCGTCTCTGGCGTTATTGGGCACCTATATTGGGCTGGCGCGGATCAGCGAATTTGCCATCACCCATGCGCAATGGGCGGCGTGGCACAGGCAAGAAACCCAGCGGGTGATTGACCAGCTTGTGCACCTTCTGGCATGGGCCGAAGAAGAGGCCCCTATTCCTGAGAGGTCTTAA
- a CDS encoding flagellar basal body P-ring protein FlgI — translation MFRLLCVMALWWPWLHADLTYTRIKDISHVEGIRHNMLVGYGLVVGLNGTGDTLRGSPFTKATLISMLDRLGVGTRLDGGGNTINTRNVAAVMVTAKLPPFARQGSTIDVVVSAMGDSKSLKGGTLLVTPLLGADSEVYAVAQGTLASSSFYAGGRSGTSVTRGVPTAAVISNGAIVERESQFSMTNMDKLNLSLRIPDLTTARRIEEVINENISPKMAKAVDSTTITLTIPKTHQPHLLHILSDIENLNIVPAQTAKVILDEREGVVVIGDTVHISTVAVSHGNLTVRIQESFNVSQPDAPMAFFGGDVNQMSGAPTGPGGAGGTGGAGGAGTAGGAGGGAPGGASGGVNQSVSNTQQGPKNIRTVITPESDVDVEESPPKKIAIIPSSVRLRDLVDGLNALQLPASDLSSVIRAINSAGALHAQLEIS, via the coding sequence ATGTTTCGACTTTTATGCGTAATGGCATTGTGGTGGCCGTGGCTGCACGCGGATTTGACCTATACACGCATCAAGGATATTTCCCACGTGGAAGGCATTCGCCACAATATGTTGGTGGGGTATGGCTTGGTGGTGGGTCTCAATGGCACGGGCGATACGTTAAGGGGCTCGCCGTTCACAAAGGCAACCCTTATTTCTATGTTAGATCGTTTGGGTGTGGGAACACGCCTTGATGGCGGCGGTAATACTATCAACACACGCAACGTGGCTGCCGTGATGGTGACGGCTAAATTGCCCCCTTTTGCCAGGCAAGGGTCTACCATTGATGTGGTGGTGTCGGCCATGGGTGATTCTAAAAGCCTTAAGGGAGGCACTCTTCTGGTGACGCCGCTGTTGGGCGCAGACAGTGAGGTCTATGCTGTTGCCCAAGGCACCCTGGCCAGCAGCAGTTTTTATGCAGGCGGGCGTTCGGGCACATCTGTGACGCGCGGTGTGCCGACAGCCGCTGTGATTAGCAACGGCGCCATTGTCGAGCGCGAATCTCAATTTTCTATGACCAATATGGATAAATTAAATTTATCGCTGCGCATCCCCGATCTCACCACCGCGCGCCGCATTGAAGAAGTGATTAATGAGAATATCTCGCCCAAAATGGCTAAGGCCGTGGATTCAACCACCATCACCCTGACGATTCCCAAGACGCATCAACCTCATTTGCTGCATATTTTGTCAGATATAGAAAACCTTAATATTGTGCCCGCCCAAACGGCCAAAGTGATTCTTGATGAGCGCGAAGGTGTGGTGGTGATTGGGGATACGGTGCATATCAGCACTGTGGCCGTGTCTCATGGTAATTTGACGGTGCGCATTCAAGAAAGCTTCAATGTGTCACAACCCGATGCGCCCATGGCTTTTTTTGGGGGTGATGTGAATCAAATGAGTGGCGCCCCCACAGGTCCGGGCGGAGCCGGTGGCACGGGCGGAGCCGGTGGTGCTGGGACTGCCGGTGGTGCAGGCGGTGGGGCGCCTGGTGGTGCAAGTGGCGGTGTGAATCAATCTGTGAGCAACACCCAACAAGGGCCCAAAAACATACGGACGGTGATTACCCCTGAATCAGATGTGGATGTAGAAGAATCGCCCCCTAAAAAAATTGCGATCATTCCTTCCAGTGTGCGTTTGCGCGATTTGGTGGATGGGTTAAATGCTCTGCAACTGCCTGCCAGTGACTTGTCATCCGTGATTCGTGCCATCAATTCTGCCGGGGCGTTGCATGCCCAGCTTGAGATTTCCTAA
- the lspA gene encoding signal peptidase II yields the protein MLCVMIALVVSADQLTKKMVSSWHHAGLLPLKVTPFFNLVYVQNKGISFGLFPATGPWGVWLLLLGALVIVSLLLVWYVHAPVRMRLVLSLLMGGALGNMIDRFFYGGVIDFIDVYYQTWHFPAFNVADTMISLGTLLILWDAPKGESKGT from the coding sequence ATGCTGTGTGTGATGATTGCCTTGGTGGTGAGCGCCGATCAACTCACCAAAAAAATGGTTTCTTCATGGCATCACGCTGGTTTGCTTCCCCTGAAGGTCACCCCTTTTTTCAATCTGGTGTATGTGCAAAACAAAGGCATCAGCTTTGGCCTTTTCCCAGCCACGGGACCTTGGGGTGTATGGCTCCTTTTGCTGGGGGCTCTGGTGATCGTGAGCTTGCTGCTTGTGTGGTATGTGCATGCCCCCGTGCGGATGCGTCTTGTGTTGTCTTTGCTGATGGGGGGGGCGCTTGGCAACATGATCGATCGCTTTTTCTATGGCGGCGTGATTGATTTTATCGATGTCTATTACCAAACATGGCACTTTCCTGCCTTTAATGTGGCGGACACCATGATATCCCTTGGCACACTGTTGATTTTGTGGGATGCTCCAAAGGGGGAATCAAAAGGCACGTAA